One part of the Nitrosophilus kaiyonis genome encodes these proteins:
- a CDS encoding DedA family protein: protein MIEQIIQFLIHLADSLGYFGIYLYMLLVGTFIPVPSEIILIPSGYLASIGQKNFFLLLISGAFGSLSGALINYYLAKWIIRRYKDKKIIQKTILFFKHHGNISVFLAPLTPGLGQYISIPAGISHMPLYRFIPLTFLANIIWVGFMLLIGYIFGKGKEAHSAEIWFSLLLLGFVIVTATIYVFKELKKEKV, encoded by the coding sequence TTGATAGAGCAAATTATTCAATTTCTAATTCATTTAGCAGATTCACTTGGATATTTTGGAATTTATTTATATATGCTTCTTGTAGGAACATTTATCCCCGTTCCAAGTGAGATAATTCTGATTCCTTCTGGCTATTTAGCAAGCATTGGCCAAAAAAACTTTTTTTTATTATTGATAAGTGGAGCTTTTGGAAGTCTTAGCGGAGCACTTATAAACTACTATCTTGCTAAATGGATTATTCGTAGATATAAAGATAAAAAAATTATCCAAAAAACGATTCTATTTTTCAAACATCATGGAAATATCTCTGTTTTTTTAGCCCCTTTAACACCTGGACTTGGACAATATATATCAATACCTGCAGGAATATCCCATATGCCACTTTATAGATTTATTCCTTTAACATTTTTGGCAAATATAATCTGGGTTGGATTTATGCTTTTAATTGGTTATATTTTTGGTAAAGGAAAAGAGGCACATAGTGCCGAGATATGGTTTAGCCTCTTACTGCTTGGATTTGTAATAGTTACAGCAACTATATATGTTTTTAAAGAGTTAAAAAAAGAGAAAGTTTAA
- a CDS encoding VIT1/CCC1 transporter family protein, with the protein MEALKQQQNEINDFFLYMELSKLQKNKNNKKILQEIALQEKSHYEFWKKITKKDLKPQKWLILMYIFLAKLFGISFTLKLLEKNEEKAEDFYKKLILKYPQAKKIYEDEKTHEIKLLNMLNDQKLLYAGAVVLGMNDALVELTGTLTGIALAFDNAKYVGITGMIMGIAASLSMAGSAYLEARENADSTIEPKKYAIYTGFAYILTTAILVSPFFLIKSAKVALVFMFIGAVVSILFYNFYISVAKDENFKKRVGEMFLITFGVALISFIIGYFVNKYLGIEI; encoded by the coding sequence ATGGAAGCTTTAAAACAGCAACAAAATGAGATAAATGACTTCTTTTTATATATGGAGCTTTCAAAACTTCAAAAGAATAAAAATAATAAAAAGATTTTACAAGAGATTGCCTTGCAAGAAAAGTCTCATTATGAATTTTGGAAAAAAATAACAAAAAAAGATTTAAAACCTCAAAAATGGCTAATTTTAATGTATATTTTTTTAGCAAAACTTTTTGGTATCTCTTTTACTTTGAAACTTCTTGAAAAAAATGAGGAAAAAGCTGAAGATTTTTACAAAAAGTTGATATTAAAATATCCACAGGCAAAAAAAATATATGAAGATGAAAAAACACATGAAATAAAACTTTTAAATATGTTAAATGACCAAAAACTTTTATATGCTGGAGCAGTTGTTCTTGGAATGAATGATGCATTAGTTGAGCTTACTGGAACATTAACAGGTATTGCTTTAGCATTTGATAACGCAAAATATGTAGGAATAACTGGAATGATAATGGGTATAGCAGCATCACTTTCAATGGCTGGAAGTGCCTATTTGGAAGCTAGAGAAAATGCAGACAGCACAATTGAGCCAAAAAAATATGCAATATACACAGGATTTGCATATATATTAACTACAGCTATTTTAGTTTCACCTTTTTTCTTAATAAAAAGTGCTAAAGTTGCTCTTGTTTTTATGTTTATTGGAGCAGTTGTCTCTATTCTTTTTTATAATTTTTATATATCTGTTGCAAAAGATGAGAATTTCAAAAAAAGAGTAGGGGAGATGTTTTTAATCACATTTGGTGTTGCTTTAATATCTTTTATTATAGGATATTTTGTAAATAAATATTTAGGAATAGAGATTTGA
- a CDS encoding SIR2 family NAD-dependent protein deacylase, producing the protein MKIYILSGAGLSKDSGISTFRESGGLWNKYDISKVCSLEGWQKDRDFVTKFYDNRRIELKNFKPNPAHYFFAKLEKRYKDHLFHLTQNVDDLLERAGCKNVIHLHGTLTDLRCEDCKNIFYIGYRAQKENEICPKCKSKNIRHNVVMFGEVVLNYRYLYTLAKEADIFIAIGTSGRVIDIVDLSNEFKTTILINPNREKYVTIFGEHEKYIDEFFDIFIQKRAVDSLKDLEKLLGNYDGSFKTATK; encoded by the coding sequence ATGAAAATTTATATATTAAGTGGAGCAGGGCTTAGTAAGGATAGTGGAATCTCTACATTTAGAGAGAGTGGTGGACTTTGGAATAAATATGATATTTCAAAGGTTTGCTCACTTGAAGGTTGGCAAAAAGATAGAGATTTTGTTACAAAATTTTATGATAACAGAAGAATAGAGCTTAAAAATTTTAAGCCAAATCCTGCTCACTACTTTTTTGCTAAACTGGAAAAAAGATATAAAGATCATCTATTTCATCTAACTCAAAATGTTGATGATCTCCTTGAGCGAGCTGGTTGCAAAAATGTTATTCATCTTCATGGAACTTTAACCGATTTAAGATGTGAAGATTGTAAAAATATCTTTTATATAGGATATAGAGCTCAAAAAGAAAATGAAATCTGTCCAAAATGCAAATCAAAAAATATAAGACATAATGTTGTTATGTTTGGAGAGGTTGTTTTAAATTATAGATATCTATATACTCTTGCAAAAGAGGCAGATATTTTTATAGCTATTGGCACAAGTGGAAGGGTTATTGATATAGTAGATTTATCTAATGAATTTAAAACTACTATTTTAATAAATCCAAATAGAGAAAAGTATGTTACAATTTTTGGCGAGCATGAAAAGTATATTGATGAGTTTTTTGATATTTTTATACAAAAAAGAGCAGTTGATTCTCTAAAAGATTTGGAAAAATTATTAGGAAATTATGATGGAAGCTTTAAAACAGCAACAAAATGA